A window of Acinonyx jubatus isolate Ajub_Pintada_27869175 chromosome E4, VMU_Ajub_asm_v1.0, whole genome shotgun sequence contains these coding sequences:
- the LOC106988398 gene encoding uncharacterized protein LOC106988398 isoform X3 has translation MPGELGLSGQERVGPEWRASPWRSGYLRNLRELICGSSLVRHEQGGHEAATSRFKFRGTASVHPASLSADSRVSLPLPQAWTTCLPVVTSRLCFLNAESRAQICTPKRGSTKRGGQSALCRVPQITTIHKCGARRVTHWTDALGLADPLCLPSGRHTRAAPRVTTGEPRYDLPHLAGFLSSWLPRMPSERHRPLWKMTARPLSTAWSRVWKHLGPARLERWGVTPWISVLGREKVTHRWKFPR, from the exons ATGCCCGGGGAACTGGGGCTGAGTGGCCAGGAAAGGGTGGGGCCAGAATGGCGGGCGTCGCCGTGGAGAAGCGGTTATTTGCGGAACTTACGTGAATTGATTTGTGGTTCTAGTCTGGTGAGGCATGAACAGGGTGGTCACGAGGCCGCCACGTCCAGGTTTAAATTTCGTGGCACAGCTTCTGTGCACCCTGCCTCCTTGTCTGCGGACTCCCGTGTGTCCCTCCCTTTGCCACAGGCCTGGACCACCTGCCTGCCAGTCGTGACCTCCCGTTTGTGTTTTCTGAACGCGGAAAGCCGCGCACAGATATGCACACCCAAACGCGGGAGTACCAAGCGCGGAGGGCAGAGCGCCCTGTGCCGAGTCCCCCAAATAACCACTATTCACAA GTGTGGGGCCCGGCGAGTGACCCACTGGACAGATGCCCTCGGGCTTGCTGACCCACTTTGTCTGCCGAGCGGCCGTCACACAAGAGCCGCTCCTCGGGTGACCACAGGAGAGCCCCGCTATGACCTTCCTCACCTGGCAGGCTTCCTGTCCAGCTGGTTGCCCCGGATGCCATCGGAGAGGCACAG GCCTCTTTGGAAAATGACCGCTCGGCCTCTCAGTACCGCCTGGTCCCGGGTCTGGAAACATCTGGGTCCTGCCCGGCTGGAAAGATGGGGCGTGACCCCCTGGATCTCTGTCCTCGGCCGCGAGAAGGTGACCCACCGCTGGAAATTCCCACG ATAA
- the LOC106988398 gene encoding uncharacterized protein LOC106988398 isoform X2, with amino-acid sequence MESYATWPGVTGSFHREVSKSVHAEARATFSLLAASGSTRSVSVVHGRLGCFHVLAVAWTTCLPVVTSRLCFLNAESRAQICTPKRGSTKRGGQSALCRVPQITTIHKCGARRVTHWTDALGLADPLCLPSGRHTRAAPRVTTGEPRYDLPHLAGFLSSWLPRMPSERHRPLWKMTARPLSTAWSRVWKHLGPARLERWGVTPWISVLGREKVTHRWKFPRQVSVLTRVPEKSGGQGAVCRALEAFPLGLSFFYPLSSAAASLPSTCPLCAAVPSAFEPLAGPPRAALSPSSAHLSPPSSLSPAWLWVTPLLGSKERAPT; translated from the exons ATGGAATCGTACGCTACGTGGCCTGGCGTGACCGGCAGCTTTCACCGGGAGGTGTCTAAATCTGTGCACGCTGAAGCACGGGCCACCTTTTCACTGCTggccgcatcaggctccacgcgtTCTGTATCTGTCGTCCACGGacgcttgggttgtttccacgtcTTGGCCGTT GCCTGGACCACCTGCCTGCCAGTCGTGACCTCCCGTTTGTGTTTTCTGAACGCGGAAAGCCGCGCACAGATATGCACACCCAAACGCGGGAGTACCAAGCGCGGAGGGCAGAGCGCCCTGTGCCGAGTCCCCCAAATAACCACTATTCACAA GTGTGGGGCCCGGCGAGTGACCCACTGGACAGATGCCCTCGGGCTTGCTGACCCACTTTGTCTGCCGAGCGGCCGTCACACAAGAGCCGCTCCTCGGGTGACCACAGGAGAGCCCCGCTATGACCTTCCTCACCTGGCAGGCTTCCTGTCCAGCTGGTTGCCCCGGATGCCATCGGAGAGGCACAG GCCTCTTTGGAAAATGACCGCTCGGCCTCTCAGTACCGCCTGGTCCCGGGTCTGGAAACATCTGGGTCCTGCCCGGCTGGAAAGATGGGGCGTGACCCCCTGGATCTCTGTCCTCGGCCGCGAGAAGGTGACCCACCGCTGGAAATTCCCACGGCAAGTGTCGGTGTTGACAAGAGTCCCTGAGAAAAGTGGTGGCCAGGGGGCTGTGTGCCGAGCCCTCGAGGCCTTTCCCCTCGGGCTCTCCTTCTTCTACCCTCTGTCCTCTGCCGcggcctcccttccctccacctgtCCCCTCTGTGCGGCTGTCCCCTCGGCCTTCGAGCCGCTGGCGGGCCCTCCCAGGGCTGCTCTGTCCCCCAGCTCTGCacacctctctcctccctcctccttgtcGCCTGCCTGGCTCTGGGTCACCCCCTTACTTGGTTCCAAGGAGCGAGCCCCAACTTGA
- the LOC106988398 gene encoding uncharacterized protein LOC106988398 isoform X1, producing MPGELGLSGQERVGPEWRASPWRSGYLRNLRELICGSSLVRHEQGGHEAATSRFKFRGTASVHPASLSADSRVSLPLPQAWTTCLPVVTSRLCFLNAESRAQICTPKRGSTKRGGQSALCRVPQITTIHKCGARRVTHWTDALGLADPLCLPSGRHTRAAPRVTTGEPRYDLPHLAGFLSSWLPRMPSERHRPLWKMTARPLSTAWSRVWKHLGPARLERWGVTPWISVLGREKVTHRWKFPRQVSVLTRVPEKSGGQGAVCRALEAFPLGLSFFYPLSSAAASLPSTCPLCAAVPSAFEPLAGPPRAALSPSSAHLSPPSSLSPAWLWVTPLLGSKERAPT from the exons ATGCCCGGGGAACTGGGGCTGAGTGGCCAGGAAAGGGTGGGGCCAGAATGGCGGGCGTCGCCGTGGAGAAGCGGTTATTTGCGGAACTTACGTGAATTGATTTGTGGTTCTAGTCTGGTGAGGCATGAACAGGGTGGTCACGAGGCCGCCACGTCCAGGTTTAAATTTCGTGGCACAGCTTCTGTGCACCCTGCCTCCTTGTCTGCGGACTCCCGTGTGTCCCTCCCTTTGCCACAGGCCTGGACCACCTGCCTGCCAGTCGTGACCTCCCGTTTGTGTTTTCTGAACGCGGAAAGCCGCGCACAGATATGCACACCCAAACGCGGGAGTACCAAGCGCGGAGGGCAGAGCGCCCTGTGCCGAGTCCCCCAAATAACCACTATTCACAA GTGTGGGGCCCGGCGAGTGACCCACTGGACAGATGCCCTCGGGCTTGCTGACCCACTTTGTCTGCCGAGCGGCCGTCACACAAGAGCCGCTCCTCGGGTGACCACAGGAGAGCCCCGCTATGACCTTCCTCACCTGGCAGGCTTCCTGTCCAGCTGGTTGCCCCGGATGCCATCGGAGAGGCACAG GCCTCTTTGGAAAATGACCGCTCGGCCTCTCAGTACCGCCTGGTCCCGGGTCTGGAAACATCTGGGTCCTGCCCGGCTGGAAAGATGGGGCGTGACCCCCTGGATCTCTGTCCTCGGCCGCGAGAAGGTGACCCACCGCTGGAAATTCCCACGGCAAGTGTCGGTGTTGACAAGAGTCCCTGAGAAAAGTGGTGGCCAGGGGGCTGTGTGCCGAGCCCTCGAGGCCTTTCCCCTCGGGCTCTCCTTCTTCTACCCTCTGTCCTCTGCCGcggcctcccttccctccacctgtCCCCTCTGTGCGGCTGTCCCCTCGGCCTTCGAGCCGCTGGCGGGCCCTCCCAGGGCTGCTCTGTCCCCCAGCTCTGCacacctctctcctccctcctccttgtcGCCTGCCTGGCTCTGGGTCACCCCCTTACTTGGTTCCAAGGAGCGAGCCCCAACTTGA
- the LOC128313105 gene encoding WAS/WASL-interacting protein family member 3-like, which produces MPGGWQVPAWVALPPRGDALSPSFQAGARLPSVGPNKPPRSPLRAHVSPFPHAGTARPGGCGPHCPGLPGHPALCPASPPPPQRPPNQTACRRPDLPPGSPFPTPAPWPWRAASAVGSSLSSSAVSVPVSPFRFSPAGHVRLAIVTLAPRAVLAPGRCREVGVCVSLRHRLPHPQGPPFQPLGRRQAGSKTGSWGPSELPAEAACEPPVLTRHARSGCVTLREPPVFTRLSPSDSWVFLTGPGVCPGDLRNEPVPAYPGPQSLAQQRR; this is translated from the exons ATGCCGGGGGGCTGGCAGGTGCCAG CGTGGGTGGCCCTGCCTCCCCGTGGGGACGCTCTCAGCCCCTCGTTCCAGGCAGGGGCCCGGCTCCCCAGCGTGGGTCCTAATAAACCGCCTCGGAGCCCACTCAGAGCCCACGTCTCTCCTTTCCCGCACGCGGGCACAGCCCGTCCTGGTGGCTGTGGGCCCCACTGCCCTGGCCTCCCTGGGCACCCGGCTCTgtgccccgcctcccccccccccccccaacggcCCCCAAACCAAACCGCGTGTCGCCGCCCAGACCTGCCGCCCGGCTCACCGTTCCCGACACCAGCTCCCTGGCCCTGGAGGGCCGCCAGCGCCGTGGGCTCCTCCCTGTCCTCTTCTGCGGTGTCCGTCCCTGTGTCCCCCTTCCGATTCTCACCAGCCGGCCACGTCCGTCTGGCAATCGTGACCCTGGCTCCCAGAGCCGTGCTGGCCCCCGGCAGGTGCCGGGAGGTTGGGGTGTGCGTGTCATTGCGGCACAGGCTTCCTCACCCCCAGGGGCCTCCGTTCCAGCCGTTGGGCCGGCGCCAAGCTGGCTCCAAGACGGGCTCTTGGGGGCCCTCAGAGCTGCCAGCGGAGGCTGCTTGTGAGCCCCCCGTCCTGACGCGTCACGCCCGCTCCGGGTGTGTGACCCTGAGGGAGCCTCCCGTGTTCACCAGACTCAGCCCCAGTGACTCGTGGGTGTTTCTGACAG GTCCGGGGGTGTGCCCAGGGGACCTGAGGAATGAGCCTGTGCCTGCTTACCCAGGTCCCCAGAGCCTGGCCCAGCAAAGGCGGTGA
- the PMVK gene encoding phosphomevalonate kinase — MAPQAGAPRLVLLFSGKRKSGKDFVAEALRSRLGADVCAVLRLSGPLKEQYAREHGLDFERLLDASTYKEAFRRDMIRWGEEKRQADPGFFCRKVVEGVSQPVWLVSDTRRVSDIQWFREAYGALTQTVRVVAPEQSRRQRGWVFTPGVDDAESECGLDDLEGFDWVVENHGDAGRLEEQLQSLVAFVRSRL, encoded by the exons ATGGCCCCGCAAGCAGGCGCCCCGCGCCTGGTGCTGCTGTTCAGCGGGAAGAGGAAGTCCGGGAAGGACTTCGTGGCCGAGGCGCTGCGGAGCAG GCTCGGAGCTGATGTCTGCGCTGTCCTGCGGCTGTCCGGGCCACTCAAGGAGCAGTACGCGCGG GAGCACGGCCTGGACTTCGAGAGACTCCTGGACGCCAGCACCTACAAGGAGGCCTTCCGGAGGGACATGATCCGCTGGGGTGAGGAAAAGCGCCAGGCCGACCCCGGCTTCTTCTGCAGGAAGGTGGTGGAGGGCGTCTCCCAGCCCGTCTGG CTGGTGAGTGACACGCGGAGGGTGTCGGACATCCAGTGGTTTCGGGAGGCCTACGGGGCTTTGACCCAGACGGTCCGCGTGGTGGCCCCGGAGCAGAGCCGACGGCAGCGGGGCTGGGTGTTCACTCCAG GGGTGGACGACGCGGAGTCGGAGTGTGGCCTGGACGACTTGGAGGGCTTCGACTGGGTCGTGGAGAACCACGGGGACGCGGGGCGCCTGGAGGAGCAGCTGCAGAGCCTGGTGGCCTTTGTCCGCTCCAGACTGTAG